Genomic segment of Paenibacillus sp. FSL R5-0912:
TCCATGGAGGATTTGATCGCAGCAGGATCACCCGGCTGAAGGGCAAATCTGGCCTCCAGCACAATATACTCTCCGCTGGCAAAGATACTTTTGCGGTAGCCCCACTGAAGCTGGTCACCCTGCATAGTAATTAGCTGTCCGTCCTTATCAATCACAAGTGCACTTTGCAGCACATCCTTAACCTCACCGCCGTAAGCTCCGGCATTCATATACAGCGCCCCGCCTACCGTTCCGGGGATGCCGCAGGCGAACTCCAGCCCCGTAAGCTCCTGCTCCAGCGCATATCTTGAAGCATCAATAATCTTCGCCCCGCACTGCGCGTAGAGCAGTCCGTCCCGGATGCCCATTTCCGTCATGTCAGAGGTCTGAAGCACAATACCACGGATGCCGCCGTCACGGATAATGACATTCGAGCCGTTTCCAAGTACAGTAAGCGGAATATTATGATCCTGCGCATATGTATATATTCTCTGAATTTCATCGTAGGTTGCCGGAGCAGCCCAAATATCCGCTTCCCCGCCCATGCGGGTATACACCAGATGCTTAAGACTCTCATGATGCTTCAGCGAGCCTGCGGTGACCAGCTGCTGCAGGTCTTTATATATGTTGTCTATATTCATACTTCATGCTCCTAACTCTATGGAAATGATGATCGTGATCGTCTGCCTGCCTCAACTGTCTGTGCATCGCGGCAACCACAACTTTAACAACGAACAGGCTCCCTTGTCAATG
This window contains:
- the murB gene encoding UDP-N-acetylmuramate dehydrogenase, with the translated sequence MNIDNIYKDLQQLVTAGSLKHHESLKHLVYTRMGGEADIWAAPATYDEIQRIYTYAQDHNIPLTVLGNGSNVIIRDGGIRGIVLQTSDMTEMGIRDGLLYAQCGAKIIDASRYALEQELTGLEFACGIPGTVGGALYMNAGAYGGEVKDVLQSALVIDKDGQLITMQGDQLQWGYRKSIFASGEYIVLEARFALQPGDPAAIKSSMDELTYLRESKQPLEYPSCGSVFKRPPGRYAGQLIQESGLQGTRIGGAEVSRKHAGFIVNADNATASDYIGLIQHVRSTVKDKFDVELETEVEILGEEA